In Chloroflexota bacterium, one DNA window encodes the following:
- a CDS encoding DUF4012 domain-containing protein encodes MIEQHSYGQTTEKGSSPGRIGCGLLVGLLLLFILFAAAKGIRTLPAAQGALDDLRVLQGIDLGSMSELDGETVREFHYRLAKLEANLATIDAEISAFLPLTRHMGWLPQVGDEARASSDMLELGLAAATAGRAAMEGALPVLEAFQEPGEGSSMARVVSALDQAESSWAEADAALSQVAAARTQLDLNALDPRLSDQIQRLDDYLPLLDAGIDLARAAPGLFGGEEARTYLLLAQNSEELRPTGGFISGVGFLKIDGGELSDLDFEDSHLVYSADVDHPPAPSDLETYMQAEILLFRDANWSPDFPTSAVVAQALYQLNRDELSDGVIAFDMEAARLIVDALAPLELPGYEEPVTGENLITAMRTIWASPFETESTIADPQKAGWWYHRKDFMSDLAGAARSKVESGQADLGQLARALYTALEEKHILISLNDRAGADLLARTGWDGSLQPGDGDYLLVVDSNVGWNKVNTLVDREVVTRVTPGEAGIAQVVLDITYTHRGEPGSAPCVHESRYGDSYEDMIRRCYFNYIRVYVPGGATLQDSSGFEPGTVTSFPGEHGTTVLAGFVVLPPGQEHQVRLQYELPAGTIGGDRYDLRVQKQPGTPSWPVTVMLTDSQGDWQLVEPESGLDQDENTVLFWLASDTDLSFERVR; translated from the coding sequence ATGATAGAACAACACTCCTACGGGCAGACAACTGAAAAGGGCTCATCGCCGGGCAGGATCGGATGTGGCCTCCTTGTAGGTCTTCTGCTGCTTTTCATCCTGTTTGCGGCCGCCAAGGGGATTCGTACTCTGCCTGCGGCCCAGGGCGCGCTGGATGATCTGCGGGTGCTCCAGGGAATCGATCTCGGGTCGATGTCAGAACTGGATGGAGAGACCGTGCGGGAGTTCCACTATCGTTTGGCCAAATTGGAAGCCAATCTGGCCACGATTGATGCAGAGATTTCAGCCTTTTTGCCCCTGACCCGCCATATGGGCTGGTTGCCTCAGGTTGGCGACGAGGCACGGGCGTCGTCCGATATGCTCGAATTGGGATTGGCGGCAGCCACCGCCGGGCGAGCGGCCATGGAAGGAGCCTTGCCGGTACTCGAGGCTTTTCAAGAACCGGGCGAAGGTTCTTCCATGGCTCGCGTTGTTTCTGCGCTCGACCAGGCCGAATCCAGTTGGGCTGAGGCCGACGCAGCCTTGAGTCAGGTCGCCGCCGCTCGAACCCAACTCGATCTGAATGCCCTCGACCCTCGTCTTTCCGATCAGATCCAGCGTTTGGATGACTACTTGCCCCTTCTTGACGCGGGTATCGATCTGGCGCGGGCAGCACCTGGTCTGTTTGGGGGTGAGGAGGCCAGGACCTATTTGCTGCTCGCTCAGAACAGTGAAGAATTACGGCCAACGGGGGGGTTTATCTCAGGCGTGGGCTTTCTGAAGATCGATGGCGGTGAGTTGTCAGATCTGGATTTTGAGGACAGCCATCTGGTCTACAGCGCCGATGTCGACCATCCGCCAGCGCCGTCTGACCTGGAAACCTATATGCAAGCCGAGATTTTGCTCTTTCGCGACGCCAATTGGTCGCCCGATTTTCCAACATCGGCGGTTGTCGCACAAGCGTTGTACCAGTTGAACAGGGATGAGCTAAGTGATGGGGTCATTGCCTTCGATATGGAGGCGGCCCGTCTTATCGTGGATGCTCTGGCGCCTCTGGAACTGCCCGGTTATGAGGAACCTGTGACCGGTGAAAACCTGATTACAGCCATGCGAACCATCTGGGCCTCACCCTTCGAAACGGAAAGCACGATTGCCGATCCCCAGAAGGCCGGGTGGTGGTACCATCGCAAGGACTTCATGAGCGATCTTGCTGGAGCTGCCCGCAGCAAGGTAGAGTCGGGCCAGGCTGATCTGGGGCAGCTGGCTCGGGCCCTGTATACGGCCCTCGAGGAAAAGCACATCCTGATCAGTTTGAACGATCGCGCCGGCGCGGACCTGTTGGCGCGGACAGGCTGGGATGGCAGTCTGCAACCTGGAGATGGCGATTATCTGTTGGTGGTTGACAGCAACGTGGGCTGGAACAAGGTCAACACGCTGGTCGATCGAGAGGTGGTCACCCGGGTAACGCCCGGCGAAGCCGGCATTGCCCAGGTTGTCCTGGACATCACCTATACCCACAGGGGTGAGCCGGGATCGGCGCCTTGTGTTCATGAGTCGCGCTATGGTGACAGTTATGAGGACATGATTCGTCGCTGTTATTTCAACTATATCCGGGTATATGTGCCGGGCGGCGCTACGTTGCAGGATTCCTCGGGTTTTGAACCAGGTACCGTGACCAGTTTCCCCGGCGAGCACGGCACAACAGTTTTGGCCGGTTTCGTCGTACTTCCGCCCGGCCAAGAGCACCAGGTGCGCTTGCAATACGAGCTGCCTGCCGGTACCATCGGTGGTGACCGATACGACCTTCGTGTTCAGAAGCAACCGGGCACACCTTCCTGGCCGGTGACAGTGATGCTCACAGACTCGCAAGGTGATTGGCAACTCGTCGAGCCCGAAAGTGGCCTGGATCAAGACGAAAATACAGTCCTGTTCTGGCTGGCAAGCGATACGGACTTGTCCTTTGAACGGGTGAGATAG
- a CDS encoding glycosyl hydrolase produces the protein MNRILLAGIIIVMVLFAQSCVPPQQDMLESGATQPAVADEADMTATAIASMPTPTPAPTDTPTSEPLVPTLALNTVEPTDLLQRQKTLTAEPTIGPTATLPAEITEVPMDQPPLPTNTPAVDSSQEADTLVPVVEQFAEGPLFSAPEPGSLRSRLGVGVPRHVSDQYLDQGLAQRLGFGWYLDWGPNEAPPEIEGVEFAQMIRVYGPDFVPNRQSIANVLATNRGALWIIGNEPDVPWQDNQTAGGYAQAYHELHTFIKSLDPNAQVAIGGVSQITPLRLQYLDDVLTAYERMFGQPMPVDVWNIHTFILREERDSWGVSIPPGMDVSQGILWEIEDHDNLELFKKQIIEFRRWMAEKGEREKPLIVTEYGILMPEGYGFEDEDVIQFMEGSFDFMLESRDSETGLPGDDNRLVQRLTWFSLGDDQYPTGNLLDPATGELTPVGEAFAGYAARLDAN, from the coding sequence ATGAACCGCATTCTTCTGGCCGGTATAATCATCGTGATGGTTTTGTTTGCCCAATCCTGTGTGCCGCCGCAACAGGACATGTTGGAGTCTGGTGCGACCCAACCAGCCGTGGCAGATGAGGCTGATATGACAGCGACCGCCATCGCGTCAATGCCGACTCCCACCCCGGCGCCAACCGATACGCCGACATCGGAGCCGCTGGTGCCAACCCTGGCGCTAAACACTGTCGAGCCAACGGATCTTCTGCAGCGGCAAAAAACTCTGACCGCTGAACCAACCATCGGGCCAACGGCAACCTTGCCTGCCGAGATAACTGAAGTTCCCATGGACCAGCCACCGTTGCCAACGAACACGCCTGCGGTTGACTCTTCGCAGGAAGCGGATACACTTGTTCCGGTCGTGGAACAATTTGCTGAAGGGCCACTTTTTTCAGCGCCGGAACCGGGAAGTCTCCGCAGCCGTCTCGGAGTAGGTGTACCACGTCATGTGTCGGATCAGTACCTGGACCAGGGATTGGCGCAGCGGTTGGGCTTTGGTTGGTACCTGGATTGGGGTCCCAATGAGGCCCCACCTGAGATTGAAGGGGTCGAATTTGCGCAGATGATCCGTGTGTATGGCCCTGATTTCGTGCCCAATCGTCAGTCGATTGCCAATGTCCTTGCCACGAACCGCGGCGCTCTCTGGATCATCGGCAACGAGCCCGATGTGCCCTGGCAGGATAACCAGACCGCCGGGGGCTATGCCCAGGCCTATCATGAGCTTCATACTTTCATCAAATCGTTGGACCCCAATGCACAGGTTGCGATCGGTGGTGTTTCACAGATTACGCCCCTGCGCCTCCAGTACCTGGATGATGTTTTGACGGCCTATGAACGGATGTTTGGACAGCCCATGCCGGTAGATGTTTGGAATATCCATACCTTTATCCTGAGAGAGGAAAGGGATTCCTGGGGCGTCTCCATTCCGCCAGGTATGGATGTCTCCCAGGGCATACTTTGGGAGATTGAAGACCACGATAATCTGGAGTTGTTCAAAAAACAGATTATTGAGTTTCGGCGCTGGATGGCTGAAAAGGGTGAGAGGGAAAAGCCTCTTATTGTGACGGAATATGGTATATTGATGCCAGAGGGCTATGGCTTTGAGGATGAAGATGTAATTCAGTTCATGGAAGGTAGCTTTGATTTCATGCTCGAAAGCCGTGATTCAGAAACCGGTCTGCCCGGCGACGACAACCGGCTGGTGCAGCGATTGACCTGGTTTAGCCTGGGCGATGACCAGTACCCCACGGGCAATCTTCTGGATCCGGCTACCGGCGAGCTTACGCCGGTGGGTGAAGCATTTGCCGGCTATGCTGCGCGCCTGGATGCGAATTAG
- a CDS encoding DUF2723 domain-containing protein, which translates to MSRLQKWLPPIFVFGVALAVYSLSSPSGLTWANDSADGGDLIAAALVSGVPHPPGYPTYTLLARLFTYLPFNTPAWRVSLLSSICGALAASLVAAIVQLLISPHLRRDGHLPGESKPDIDTFLTRPALQMLVAATAGLMLAFAPTVWGQSTVVEVYALHMALATAMVFCLLRWRFGGNVVWMVAAGLVFGLTLGNHLTSIWLVSLVILFLWDGLRHRRSGGQAWIVPAVFVFASLAGLTVYAYLPLASAGRPPINWGNIQGTGDFWWLATGLLYRPFVFAVDVWDALGRLIAWVAMLWRDFLPWGIALALLGIALAFRRNRMLVSGALLSLFLGLMWAISFDTSDSVLTLLPGWAFVAVTAGLGLAAIAGWLVRFDDRGGFITWVLCLALVIIPLVIHWPAQNLRRESAAEDFVETVLSNVAPNALLLTVGDRATFALWYARYGLGVRPDVMVISRDLWYLDSYRETVGYTHPALAGDMPSVMLPEVLRDASRQRPVYVTAASEGSLDLASMGFSESDPFQLIPVDLTGPGGEGLPGGLWQLLPAPRGAEILLIWPVRSPLSGQSGQLAQAWPDGRLTMMGATPRLDSSAGIWQFWNCCLTPIFFGENPGLWYRIHSL; encoded by the coding sequence GTGTCCCGTCTGCAGAAATGGCTGCCACCGATCTTTGTTTTTGGAGTCGCTCTGGCGGTCTATTCCCTTTCGTCGCCCAGCGGCCTTACCTGGGCCAACGATAGCGCCGATGGCGGCGATTTGATTGCCGCGGCCCTGGTTAGCGGTGTCCCCCACCCGCCCGGTTATCCAACCTACACCCTTCTTGCCCGGCTATTCACCTATCTGCCCTTCAATACGCCGGCCTGGCGCGTGAGCCTGCTTTCCTCGATCTGCGGCGCCCTGGCGGCAAGCCTGGTAGCCGCCATCGTGCAGCTTCTGATCTCGCCCCACTTGCGCAGGGACGGTCATTTGCCAGGAGAATCTAAGCCAGATATCGATACATTTCTGACGCGCCCAGCCTTGCAAATGTTAGTGGCAGCGACTGCTGGGCTGATGTTGGCATTTGCCCCCACCGTATGGGGGCAATCGACTGTGGTCGAGGTCTACGCCCTGCACATGGCGTTGGCTACCGCCATGGTATTCTGCCTGTTACGCTGGCGTTTCGGCGGCAACGTGGTCTGGATGGTGGCAGCCGGCCTGGTCTTTGGGCTGACCCTCGGCAATCACCTGACAAGTATCTGGCTTGTGTCCCTGGTTATCCTCTTCCTGTGGGATGGTCTGCGGCACCGACGGTCCGGAGGGCAGGCTTGGATTGTGCCTGCAGTGTTTGTTTTTGCCAGCCTGGCTGGACTCACTGTGTATGCTTATTTACCACTCGCGTCGGCTGGGCGTCCTCCCATCAATTGGGGCAATATTCAGGGCACCGGGGATTTCTGGTGGCTGGCCACCGGTCTGCTGTATCGTCCATTTGTATTTGCCGTGGATGTATGGGATGCGCTTGGCCGGTTGATTGCCTGGGTTGCCATGCTCTGGCGAGATTTTCTGCCATGGGGAATTGCGCTTGCGTTACTGGGCATCGCGCTGGCCTTTCGCCGCAACCGGATGCTGGTCTCCGGTGCCCTGCTTTCCCTGTTTCTCGGCCTGATGTGGGCCATTAGTTTCGACACGAGCGATTCGGTTCTCACCCTGCTTCCCGGGTGGGCTTTTGTCGCCGTGACCGCCGGCTTGGGATTGGCTGCGATTGCCGGGTGGCTGGTACGCTTTGATGACAGGGGTGGTTTCATTACCTGGGTACTCTGTCTGGCGCTGGTGATTATTCCCCTCGTCATTCATTGGCCTGCACAGAACCTGCGCCGGGAGTCGGCAGCGGAGGACTTCGTGGAGACCGTGCTCTCAAATGTCGCGCCCAACGCGCTGCTGCTTACGGTCGGCGACCGGGCAACTTTCGCGCTCTGGTATGCTCGCTATGGGTTGGGCGTACGACCCGACGTGATGGTGATTAGCCGCGACCTGTGGTATCTGGACAGCTATCGGGAAACGGTCGGTTACACCCATCCTGCATTGGCTGGAGACATGCCCAGCGTAATGCTGCCGGAAGTTCTACGCGACGCGAGTCGCCAACGGCCCGTGTATGTGACTGCGGCTTCCGAAGGCAGCCTGGATCTGGCGTCCATGGGGTTTTCCGAGAGCGACCCCTTTCAGTTGATCCCGGTCGACCTGACTGGGCCTGGTGGGGAGGGACTCCCTGGTGGATTATGGCAGCTCCTTCCCGCTCCGCGAGGTGCAGAAATTCTCCTAATCTGGCCTGTGCGAAGTCCCCTTTCGGGTCAGTCGGGTCAACTGGCGCAAGCATGGCCGGATGGCCGACTAACCATGATGGGGGCTACGCCCAGGCTAGACTCCAGCGCAGGGATTTGGCAATTCTGGAATTGCTGCCTGACGCCGATTTTTTTTGGCGAAAATCCTGGCCTGTGGTACCGTATACACTCTCTATGA